Within the Kineococcus rhizosphaerae genome, the region CTCCAGCCGGGCCGCGACCTCGACGAGCACGTGGTCCCCGGCGGCGTGGCTGAACGTGTCGTTGACCTGCTTGAAGTCGTCCAGGTCCAGGAAGTGCACGCGCACTCCCTCGCCCCGGTCCAGGCGCTGACGGACGAGCCGGTGGGCGGCCTCCCGGTTGAGCAGACCGGTCAGGTCGTCGTGGTCGGCGGCGAACTCCAGGGCGAGCCGGGCCTGCTCCTGCTGGCGCACGACGATGAGGAAGCGGGTCAGGACGATCCCCGACAGGGCGAGCATGACGCCCAGGACGACGTACCGCGATCCCCGCGGTTCGGTCACCAGCAGCACCGGCAGGGCGCACAGCGCCACCCCGAGGAACAGGACGCGCACGGGGTGCAGGCGGGGGGTCGCCGCCGCGGCGATGGCGTCGCGCGCCGCGGCGGGGTGGTGCTGGGCGCAGACGAAGAAGGCGCCGGAGACCAGCAGGACCGCCGAGAGCCGGTCCGTGTCGAAGTCCGGCAGGTGGTACTGCAGCAGCGTCACGGCGAGGTCGCCGGCGAGGGTGCCGCTCAGGGCCACCACCACCAGCACCTTCAGGCCCCGGTCGACGCCGTGGGCGAAGAGCAGCACGGCGCCGACGGCGAACAGGACGACGTCGCCGACGGGGTAGAAGGAGTTCACCAGGGCGACCCCGACGCCGTCCGAGGCGGCCAGCAGCGGCACCACCAGGTACTGCCACGTCAGCGTCGCGAAGACGGTCGTCAGGGCCAGCCCGTCCAGCGCGGCCTCGCGCAGCCGCCCGGGCGACCACAGCCGGAGCATGGAGACCAGCGCGACGCCCAGCAGCGGGTACCCCAGGACCCAGAGCACGTCGCTGGCGCTCACCACCGACGTCGACGTCGGTTCCACCCACAGGGCGAACAGCGCGTCGCCCGCCAGCCAGGAGGTCAACGCCGCCGCGATGCACCCGTGCACGACGCGCAGGCGCCCGGTCCGGCCGCGCACGGCCGCCCAGGACAGGCCCACGACGACGACCTGCGCGATCGAGAACGCGACCTGGCCGGCCGCGGCGTGCGGCCACAGGACCGTCGGCCAGGCGAGCGCCACCGCCGTCACCGCCGGGAGCCCTGTCGTAGGACGCATCCTCCGGGCATCGGCGTGCCGCGGACCGCCCTTGAGCACTCCCGGACGGTCGTGCTGTGCTGCGGGGGTGAGCAGACGCGGGCGACGGCGCCGCCGGGTGGGCCGGGTCGTCGAGGGGGCGGCCGAGGTCACCGACGCCGCCGGCCTCGTGTGGACGGTCGTGACGTTCCCGTTCCGGGTGCTGAAGGCGGTCCTCGACGTCTTCACCTGACCTCAGGGCGCGTCGACCGGGGACCCGTCCGCGTGCCGGTCGGGGTTCTCGGCGCGGAACTCCTCCAGCGTCAGGCCGTACCTCGCCGCGTTCCGGGCGTCCTCGGCGTCCGCGTACCGGTTCCAGTCGTCGACGAGGCGCTGGGTGAGCAGCTGGAAGTCGATGCAGCCGTAGGTCCCGCCCTCCGGCAGGTCCGGCGGCGGGGTGCAGTTCGACTCGGTCTGGTACTGCTGCGGGTCGAAGCAGCTCGAGGACGAGGGGACGAACGTCTCCTCGGGGTCCGCCGGGGTCGTGTCGCCCTCCTCGGAGTCGTCCTGGAAGACGCACGTGCGCGTCGGCATCGAGGTCGCCATCGGCCCGCCCTGCAGCCAGTCGAAGTGCGCGGCCTCCTCCGCGGCCTCCTCCGGCGTCTGCGTCCAGTCGTCGGACGAGGTCGGCTCGGAGGTGGGCGCAGCGCTCGCGGCGGAGGAGCCGGGAGCGGGTTGCGTGCCGCAGGCCCCGAGGGCCAGGACGAGCGAGGCGAGGGGCAGGACGAGGAGGCGCACCGGCCGGACCCTCCCAGGGGCCCCGCCCGCTGCGCAGGCCGACGCCGGAGGTTCGCCCGTCCGGCGCCCCCCGGGTGCGGCGGCGCGACGGGCGGGGCACGGGCGGTCACGGGCCTCCCCTCGCCGGCCCGCCGCGCACCCGCCACCCTGTGGGCATGACCGACACCGACCACCCCCAGCCGCCGGCGCCCGTCGCCGACCACGTCAGCGCCCTGACCGGCTACCTGGAGCAGCTGCACGCCGTCGCCGCGAGCTCCGACACCGCCGCTGCGGGCCTGGCCGACGACCTGCGCACCGCCGCGCTGGGCGACCTGCGCGCCCTGGCCACCGCCTGCGGCGTCGACTGGGACGGTGTCCTGGCCGAGCGCGACCGCCGCTCCGTCGTGGCGGAGTAGCGGCCGGGCACCTCCGCGCGGGTGGGAGGATCGGGGGGTGACGACCGCCCCGCCCTTCGGCCTCCTCCTCGACGTCGACGGCCCGATCGCGAGCCCCGTGACGCGCTCGATCAGCGCCCCCGGCCTCCTCGACAGCCTCCTCGAACTCCTCGCCGCCGGGATCCCGGTCGTCTTCAACACGGGCCGTTCCGACGAGTTCCTCCGCGAGCAGGTCGTCGGCCCGATCCTCGCCGCGGGCCTGCCCGCCGGTGCGCGGCTGCACGCGGTCTGCGAGAAGGGCGCCGTGACGTTCAGCGTCACGGCCGGCGGCATGGGCGACGTCGAGGTCGACCGGGCCGTCGCGGTCCCCGCCGAGGCCGTCGAGCGCCTCGAGGCGCTGGCGCGCGACGACTTCGGCGACGTCCTGTTCGTCGACGGCGGCAAGCGCGCCATGGTCTCCCTCGAGCAGCGCCTCGACGTGGACTCCGCGACCTACCTCGCGCGCCAGCCCGAGTTCGAGAAGGCCGCGCTGCAGGTCTTCGCCGAGCTCGACCTCGGCGTCACCTGGAAGGGCGTGTCCGTGCCCGACGCCCACGGCGCCGTGGACTGGCGCATCGACCCCACGATCATCTCGACCGACGTCGAGTCCGTGCTGCTCGGCAAGGACCGCGGCGCCGAGACGGCCCTGCGCCTGCTGGCCGCCGACGGCCCGCTGCCCACGGCCTGGCGCACGGTCGGGGACTCCCGCACCGACTACGCGATGGCCGACTGGCTGCACGCCCAGGGCCACGTCGTCGTCCACGTCGACGTCCGTCCCGCCGACGGCGTCCCCGTCACGCCCTACCCCGTCCTCGTGCCGCGGCACACCGTCCACGACGAGGCCGGTGCCGCCTGGCTGGCCCGGCTGGCCGCCGTCGTGCGCGGCGAGGCCGCCGACGACACCGGCTTCGACGCCTGATCAGGCCTCGGGCTGACGAGCGATGAAGGCCGCCATCCCCGGGACCGTGAAGGCGACGACCCCGTGCTCGGGGGCGTAGACGAGCCCCTTCTCGATCAGCTTCGCCCGCACCGGCCCCAGGCTGCTGTTCCGCTTGCCCAACCGCGTCGCGACCTCGCCCGAGGAGCTGCCCGCGTCACCATCGACCGCCATGGCTCGCAAGTACTGCTGCTCACCGCGAGTGGCGCGGTCCCAGCGGGCGCGGAAGAAGCCGGAGTCGAGGGTGGCCCTGCCGGAGACGACCCCGACCCGTGCGTCGGTGAGGTCGATCCCGGGTCCCGTCGCTTCGTTCCAGGTGTCCTGGCCGAACTGCTGGATGAAGTACGGGTACCCCGAGGCTTCTCGCAGGACGAGTGCTGCCGCCGCGGGTTCCCAGTCG harbors:
- a CDS encoding GGDEF domain-containing protein, with translation MALAWPTVLWPHAAAGQVAFSIAQVVVVGLSWAAVRGRTGRLRVVHGCIAAALTSWLAGDALFALWVEPTSTSVVSASDVLWVLGYPLLGVALVSMLRLWSPGRLREAALDGLALTTVFATLTWQYLVVPLLAASDGVGVALVNSFYPVGDVVLFAVGAVLLFAHGVDRGLKVLVVVALSGTLAGDLAVTLLQYHLPDFDTDRLSAVLLVSGAFFVCAQHHPAAARDAIAAAATPRLHPVRVLFLGVALCALPVLLVTEPRGSRYVVLGVMLALSGIVLTRFLIVVRQQEQARLALEFAADHDDLTGLLNREAAHRLVRQRLDRGEGVRVHFLDLDDFKQVNDTFSHAAGDHVLVEVAARLERSVRAGDVLCRLGGDEFVVVTGETSESAALAERLERAIREPVAFCGAELGVGVSIGVASSAGRRRTLEELVKEADAGMYREKRRRKDQTTRGPDVARATSW